A single genomic interval of Oreochromis aureus strain Israel breed Guangdong linkage group 12, ZZ_aureus, whole genome shotgun sequence harbors:
- the LOC116316332 gene encoding cilia- and flagella-associated protein 157-like, producing the protein MASDKEMALYLKQIRYLEEQLDSCRPKQEQMEKEYQELASEFAVLQEDSKIQTGHLKRVLTAKEKRVAELLKQQKNEHQEAERYRDNLMLQHSKEMQEMRERIEKLTSENKIEAEKLEQQKKDLISVKWRLSAMESLWKQLEKQKQEHEIATETVKVAAQMEMDRKVERLQSIVEPTVKLKTKEILTKNRAEHEERLEQLHFFKSELVPLQEDVDAMQARQRDLCSEQDDLEKDFIKIIQQKSILKKNVDELTEQCQQLTTELKDCTLAKLRTLAKIKALSQTLSLVHEECRQKSARITSLSDQIQNVRCKNLKLEGVKQEAAIILGHILSDAEKLSENEWKVQRLLEILESTAVL; encoded by the exons ATGGCTTCCGATAAAGAAATGGCCTTATATTTGAAACAAATTCGATATCTAGAGGAGCAGCTGGACAG CTGTCGGCCTAAACAAGAGCAGATGGAGAAAGAATACCAGGAGCTCGCCTCTGAATTCGCCGTGCTGCAGGAGGACTCAAAAATCCAGACTGGTCACCTGAAACGTGTGCTGACTGCAAAAGAAAAGAGGGTGGCTGAGTTGTTGAAACAGCAGAAGAATGAGCATCAGGAAGCCGAACGCTACAGAGACAACCTGATGCTGCAGCACAGCAAGGAGATGCAGGAGATGCGTGAGCGGATTGAAAAGCTTACGTCAGAGAACAAGATAGAGG CGGAAAAGTTGGAGCAGCAGAAGAAGGACCTGATTTCAGTGAAGTGGCGTCTGTCTGCCATGGAGTCTCTGTGGAAGCAGCTGGAAAAACAGAAGCAAGAGCATGAAATTGCCACCGAAACAGTGAAGGTGGCAGCGCAGATGGAGATGGACAG GAAAGTTGAGAGACTGCAGAGCATCGTGGAGCCCACTGTAAAGCTGAAGACTAAAGAAATACTTACGAAAAACAGGGCTGAGCACGAGGAGCGGCTGGAGCAGCTCCACTTTTTCAAGAGTGAGCTGGTGCCCCTGCAGGAGGATGTAGACGCCATGCAAGCCAGACAGAGGGATCTTTGTTCTGAACAAGATGATCTGGAGAAAGATTTCATTAAGATTATTCAGCAGAAATCCATCCTCAAGAAG AACGTAGATGAGCTAACTGAGCAGTGCCAGCAGTTGACAACAGAGCTGAAGGACTGTACGTTGGCTAAGCTGCGCACACTGGCTAAAATCAAGGCTCTCAG CCAGACTCTGTCGTTAGTGCACGAGGAGTGTCGTCAAAAGTCAGCCAGGATAACTTCACTCTCAGACCAGATCCAGAACGTGAGGTGCAAGAATTTGAAGCTGGAGGGTGTCAAGCAGGAAGCAGCCATCATTCTCGGACACATCCTGTCG GATGCAGAGAAGTTGTCTGAGAATGAGTGGAAGGTGCAGAGGCTGCTGGAGATCCTGGAGAGCACTGCTGTGCTCTGA
- the LOC120432682 gene encoding glutathione S-transferase theta-1-like, whose protein sequence is MMELYLDLISPPCRAVFLFAKALGIPFEFKYVDLIAGQQYSSEFGELNIVAKIPVMKDGGFTLSESTAILKYLVQKYSGSVGDHWFPAGLQQRARANEYLSWQHANLRGHCQKVFLLRTLFPVIMGFEVLEETMDAALENMKQSLNLLEEKFLQNKWFILGDKISVADVVAVVEIMQPLGTGVDGFEGRPKLIAWRGRVKEELGEELFDDAHKALMQLSSLPEKLKSSREFEKVKLSFQRFFN, encoded by the exons ATGATGGAGCTCTATCTCGACCTGATCTCGCCACCCTGCCGCGCCGTCTTCCTGTTTGCCAAAGCGCTCGGGATTCCCTTTGAGTTCAAGTATGTCGACCTGATTGCAG GGCAGcagtacagcagtgagtttgggGAACTCAACATCGTGGCGAAGATTCCTGTCATGAAGGATGGAGGCTTCACCCTGTCAGAGAG TACTGCAATCCTGAAGTACCTTGTGCAGAAATACTCAGGGTCAGTGGGAGATCACTGGTTTCCTGCCGGCCTGCAGCAGCGAGCTCGTGCCAATGAATACTTGTCCTGGCAGCACGCGAACCTCAGAGGTCACTGTCAAAAGGTCTTCCTGCTCAGG ACTCTGTTTCCGGTCATCATGGGTTTTGAAGTCCTGGAGGAGACGATGGATGCTGCTCTTGAAAATATGAAGCAGTCGCTCAACCTGTTGGAGGAGAAATTCCTCCAGAACAAATGGTTCATCCTCGGGGACAAAATCTCTGTGGCAGATGTGGTGGCTGTGGTGGAGATCATGCAG CCTCTTGGAACTGGTGTAGATGGGTTCGAAGGCCGTCCTAAGCTGATCGCTTGGAGAGGGCGAGTGAAGGAGGAGCTCGGTGAAGAGCTGTTTGACGACGCTCACAAAGCGCTCATGCAGTTGAGCAGCTTGCCAGAGAAGCTGAAGAGCAGCAGAGAGTTTGAGAAGGTCAAACTGAGTTTTCAGAGGTTCTTCAATTGA
- the LOC116316300 gene encoding glutathione S-transferase theta-1-like, which yields MMELYLDLVSPPCRSVFLFARALRIPFEFKVVDLAAGQQYSKEFGDISIVRKVPVMKDGSFILTESTAILEYLVQKYSGSVADHWFPADLQQRARVNEYLSWQHMNLRAHCSKVFLLRALYQIVMDSEIPKETMDFAVENVKQSLNLLEEKFLQGKPFILGDKISVADVVAVVEIMQPFGTGFDGFEGRPKLIAWRDRVKKELGEKLFEEAHEALMKSSNMPQKLKNSGNFAQLKPILQKVFR from the exons ATGATGGAGCTCTATCTCGATTTGGTGTCCCCACCTTGCCgctctgtctttctgtttgCCAGAGCACTCAGGATTCCCTTTGAGTTCAAGGTTGTCGACCTTGCAGCAG GGCAGCAGTACAGCAAGGAGTTTGGGGACATCAGCATTGTGAGGAAGGTTCCTGTCATGAAGGATGGAAGCTTCATTCTGACTGAGAG TACTGCAATCTTGGAGTACCTTGTGCAGAAATACTCAGGGTCAGTGGCAGATCACTGGTTTCCTGCTGATCTGCAGCAGCGAGCACGTGTGAATGAATACTTGTCCTGGCAGCACATGAACCTCAGAGCTCACTGTTCAAAGGTCTTCCTGCTCAGG GCTCTGTATCAGATTGTCATGGACTCTGAAATCCCAAAGGAGACGATGGACTTTGCTGTTGAGAATGTGAAGCAGTCGCTCAACCTGCTGGAGGAGAAATTCCTCCAGGGTAAACCGTTCATCCTCGGGGACAAAATCTCCGTGGCTGACGTGGTGGCCGTAGTGGAGATCATGCAG CCTTTTGGAACTGGTTTTGATGGGTTTGAAGGTCGCCCGAAGCTGATCGCCTGGAGGGACAGAGTGAAGAAAGAGCTCGGTGAGAAGTTATTCGAAGAAGCTCACGAGGCGCTCATGAAGTCCAGCAACATGCCACAGAAGCTGAAGAACAGCGGCAATTTTGCCCAGCTTAAACCTATACTGCAGAAGGTTTTCCGCTGA